In Microbacterium foliorum, the following proteins share a genomic window:
- a CDS encoding putative quinol monooxygenase — MSTPASLPYAFVAKIVAADGQHDAVADLLAGAVALANEEVGTIVWFAVRTHADTFWIFDAFPDEAARDAHANGAIVAALMANQHLLGAAPEILAADVLASKLP, encoded by the coding sequence ATGTCCACACCCGCATCACTTCCGTATGCCTTCGTCGCCAAGATCGTCGCGGCCGATGGACAGCACGACGCGGTCGCCGATCTGCTCGCCGGCGCTGTCGCACTCGCCAACGAAGAAGTAGGAACGATTGTCTGGTTCGCGGTCAGGACCCACGCCGACACCTTCTGGATCTTCGATGCATTCCCCGACGAAGCCGCTCGCGACGCCCACGCCAACGGCGCCATCGTCGCAGCCCTGATGGCCAACCAGCACCTCCTCGGCGCAGCACCCGAGATCCTGGCGGCCGACGTCCTCGCGTCCAAGCTCCCGTAG
- a CDS encoding ISL3-like element ISPfr2 family transposase → MPDATPPPGFGRPDLTAFARLDGLGLSVIGQRLEPDRAVLACRVVEPDQWCRRCGSEGAARDTVIRRLAHEPLGWRPTVLEVVVRRYRCADCGQVWRQDTSAAAEPRAKLSRTGLRWALEGIVVAHLTVARVAEGLGVAWDTANNAVLAEGKRLLINDPTRFEGVKVIGVDEHVWRHTRRGDKYVTVIIDLTPVRDGAGPARLLDMVEGRSKAAFKTWLADRDDAFRDAVEVVAMDGFTGFKTAAAEEIPDAVTVMDPFHVVRVAGDALDRCRRRVQLAIHGHRGFRDDPLYKSRRTLHTGSDLLTDKQSDRLRALFVDDAHVEVEATWGVYQRMIAAYRHEDRQRGRELMEKLITDLSAGVPKVLTELATLGRTLKKRATDVLAYFERPGTSNGPTEALNGRLEHLRGSALGFRNLTNYIARSLLETGGFRPQLLHPRLG, encoded by the coding sequence GTGCCCGACGCTACCCCGCCGCCCGGCTTCGGCCGCCCTGACCTGACCGCCTTCGCTCGACTCGACGGCCTCGGTCTGAGCGTGATCGGGCAACGACTTGAACCGGATCGTGCGGTCCTCGCGTGCCGCGTGGTGGAACCAGATCAGTGGTGCCGACGGTGCGGCAGCGAAGGCGCCGCTCGTGACACCGTGATCCGGCGGTTGGCCCACGAGCCGCTGGGCTGGCGACCGACCGTGCTGGAAGTTGTAGTGCGCCGCTACCGCTGTGCAGACTGCGGACAAGTGTGGCGCCAAGACACCAGCGCCGCGGCGGAGCCACGCGCGAAGCTCTCGCGCACCGGGCTGCGGTGGGCGCTGGAAGGGATCGTGGTCGCACACCTCACCGTCGCCCGTGTCGCCGAGGGACTCGGGGTCGCGTGGGACACCGCCAACAACGCGGTCCTGGCCGAAGGCAAGCGGCTGCTGATCAACGACCCCACGCGGTTCGAGGGCGTGAAGGTGATTGGCGTCGATGAGCACGTCTGGCGCCACACCAGGCGTGGCGACAAGTACGTCACCGTGATCATCGACCTCACCCCGGTCCGCGATGGCGCCGGCCCAGCAAGGCTGCTGGACATGGTCGAGGGCCGGTCGAAGGCGGCGTTCAAGACCTGGCTCGCCGACCGCGACGACGCCTTCCGTGACGCGGTCGAGGTGGTCGCGATGGACGGCTTCACCGGGTTCAAGACCGCCGCTGCGGAGGAGATCCCGGACGCGGTCACGGTGATGGATCCCTTCCACGTCGTGCGCGTGGCCGGTGACGCCCTCGACAGGTGCCGGCGCCGGGTCCAACTCGCGATCCACGGGCACCGTGGGTTCAGGGACGATCCGCTCTACAAGTCGCGGCGCACGCTGCACACCGGCTCGGACCTGCTCACCGACAAGCAGAGCGACAGGCTACGCGCGCTGTTCGTTGATGACGCTCACGTCGAGGTCGAGGCGACCTGGGGTGTCTACCAGCGGATGATCGCCGCCTATCGCCACGAGGACCGGCAACGTGGCCGCGAGCTCATGGAGAAGCTGATCACCGACCTCAGCGCCGGCGTCCCCAAGGTGCTCACCGAGCTCGCCACCCTGGGCCGGACCCTGAAGAAGCGAGCCACCGACGTGCTCGCCTACTTCGAACGACCCGGCACCAGCAACGGGCCGACCGAGGCACTCAACGGACGGCTCGAACACCTGCGCGGCTCCGCACTCGGGTTCCGCAACCTGACCAACTACATCGCCCGAAGCCTGCTCGAGACCGGCGGCTTCAGACCCCAACTCCTACACCCCCGATTGGGATGA
- a CDS encoding tyrosine-type recombinase/integrase, whose translation MDFKAGTATVEAINIRIKQEGVVRQGFPKTEKSSRVTPLPEATMAMLARRRDRLEEFTPALFPTPLMKLRDPSNTQRELRESRDSLGYPELSTHSFRKTVATVLGKAGMSVNEVADYLGHENPSLTMETYLHTLRNDPKPARILEEQLKGLF comes from the coding sequence GTGGACTTCAAAGCGGGCACGGCGACCGTCGAGGCTATCAACATCCGGATCAAGCAGGAGGGGGTCGTCAGGCAGGGTTTCCCGAAGACGGAGAAGTCGTCCAGGGTCACGCCACTGCCCGAGGCGACGATGGCTATGCTCGCTCGGCGCCGCGATCGCCTTGAGGAGTTCACGCCTGCTCTATTTCCCACTCCGTTGATGAAACTGAGGGATCCGTCGAACACTCAGCGCGAACTGCGAGAGAGCCGCGATTCACTCGGTTACCCCGAACTGTCGACGCACTCGTTCCGCAAGACCGTGGCGACTGTCCTGGGTAAAGCCGGGATGTCAGTTAACGAGGTTGCTGACTACCTCGGTCATGAGAACCCCAGCTTGACGATGGAGACCTATCTCCACACGCTGCGCAACGACCCCAAGCCGGCGCGAATCCTCGAGGAGCAGCTCAAGGGCCTGTTTTGA
- a CDS encoding helix-turn-helix domain-containing protein, which produces MDWSESGKDSFARSIGERIRELRLCRGFRSVRELAAAIPNARLSAKVVSNIELGRKLDLTVVELLELSRALGVAPQQILVDHHRPYEPTGIPGVSEEIATMSAIDFLEWLSLPFEGHRLFMDVNAETPEETAALVALRSYEMQRREVAHHTESLARALQVNRKFAGFNDLGHLRNRVAESLAELRRMASFLEQRGVRVPADHFDHSLTTTPGAKDDRGDHIDHTDHRNSASVSAKESRR; this is translated from the coding sequence ATGGATTGGTCCGAATCGGGGAAAGATTCGTTTGCGCGCTCGATCGGTGAGCGCATCCGAGAGCTGCGTCTGTGTCGCGGATTCCGATCCGTTCGCGAGCTAGCTGCCGCTATCCCTAACGCACGCCTCAGCGCGAAGGTCGTCAGCAACATCGAGCTGGGGCGCAAGCTCGATCTGACAGTCGTCGAGCTTCTCGAGCTGTCCAGAGCATTGGGCGTTGCACCACAGCAGATCCTCGTCGACCACCACCGTCCCTACGAGCCGACAGGGATTCCAGGAGTCAGTGAGGAGATCGCGACGATGTCCGCGATCGACTTCCTCGAATGGCTGTCCCTCCCGTTCGAGGGGCACCGACTATTCATGGATGTGAACGCGGAGACGCCTGAAGAAACCGCTGCCCTGGTTGCGCTTCGAAGCTATGAAATGCAACGACGAGAAGTCGCGCACCATACGGAGTCGCTAGCGAGGGCGCTTCAGGTCAATCGTAAGTTCGCCGGCTTCAACGATCTGGGGCATCTCCGCAACCGCGTGGCCGAATCCTTAGCTGAGCTTCGACGCATGGCTAGCTTCCTGGAACAACGTGGAGTTCGCGTGCCGGCTGACCACTTTGACCACAGTTTGACCACAACTCCCGGCGCGAAAGACGATCGAGGTGATCACATAGATCACACAGATCACCGCAACTCCGCGAGTGTGAGCGCCAAGGAATCCAGGCGATGA
- a CDS encoding helix-turn-helix transcriptional regulator: MIMDDSLLTPAEAALIAGMTTGALARLRYLGKGPDFYRLGPRTIRYARSEVVEWIRQSRTTASGR; encoded by the coding sequence ATGATCATGGATGACTCACTACTTACGCCCGCGGAAGCCGCCCTCATCGCCGGAATGACGACTGGCGCGCTGGCCCGGCTTCGCTACCTCGGCAAGGGGCCCGACTTCTACAGGCTGGGACCTCGAACGATTCGCTACGCGCGTTCTGAAGTCGTTGAGTGGATCCGCCAGAGCCGCACCACGGCGAGCGGCAGGTGA
- a CDS encoding DUF3631 domain-containing protein has product MLSLLVNDPVRFADVSVPYLFRRIEKAGDTPPTLMLDEADAIFSAGRPSERSEALRGILNTGFQRGFVYGRVEKPNNQLKEYRVFALAAIASIGALPDTIEDRAIVLTMRRRSGTELVEQFRLRDAGEYLAVVRHRLHRLLTDHQDEIAGVRPELPVEDRAADLWEPLVAVAHLAGDEWINRAWTAAITMVEQAREDESSANVGLALLEATREVLNSYRDGAWIGSVQLVEALSKVPEYRDLASALGVAGVARVLRLYGVRPANHRVGESVRKGYRLVDLRDAWMRYLPSALSPATGATPLLPQRDQEEAATRQATHPLRTATHEANRGQGNAEHPAAASVSHIEEVTHVRS; this is encoded by the coding sequence GTGCTGAGCCTGCTGGTCAACGACCCTGTGCGATTCGCCGACGTCAGCGTTCCGTATCTCTTCCGACGCATCGAGAAGGCAGGGGACACCCCGCCGACGTTGATGCTCGACGAGGCGGACGCGATCTTCTCAGCGGGACGGCCGAGTGAACGCTCCGAAGCCCTCCGCGGAATCCTCAACACCGGATTCCAGCGGGGTTTCGTATACGGCCGGGTCGAGAAGCCGAACAATCAGCTGAAGGAGTATCGAGTCTTCGCCCTGGCAGCGATCGCTTCGATCGGCGCACTGCCGGACACTATCGAAGACCGAGCGATAGTACTCACTATGCGTCGGCGTTCGGGAACTGAACTCGTTGAGCAGTTCCGGCTTAGGGACGCAGGGGAGTACCTCGCCGTAGTGCGCCATCGCCTGCATCGTCTGCTCACCGACCACCAAGATGAGATAGCCGGTGTCCGCCCCGAACTGCCGGTGGAAGACCGCGCAGCTGATCTTTGGGAGCCGCTCGTCGCAGTGGCCCATCTTGCAGGAGACGAATGGATCAATCGCGCCTGGACGGCAGCAATCACCATGGTCGAGCAAGCGCGAGAGGACGAGAGCTCCGCGAACGTCGGCTTGGCGCTTCTGGAAGCCACTCGCGAAGTACTCAACTCGTACCGCGATGGCGCATGGATCGGCAGCGTCCAGCTGGTCGAAGCCCTCAGCAAGGTGCCCGAATACCGCGATTTGGCAAGTGCGCTGGGAGTCGCCGGAGTCGCTCGGGTACTTCGTCTATACGGAGTCCGACCCGCCAACCATCGTGTCGGGGAGAGCGTGCGAAAGGGATATCGACTCGTCGATCTCCGCGACGCATGGATGCGGTACCTCCCCTCTGCGCTTTCGCCCGCTACAGGAGCTACGCCGCTACTTCCGCAGAGAGATCAGGAGGAAGCAGCCACGCGACAAGCTACACATCCGCTACGCACCGCTACCCACGAAGCGAACCGAGGGCAAGGGAATGCGGAGCATCCCGCGGCAGCCTCTGTTTCCCACATCGAAGAGGTGACGCATGTGCGGTCATGA
- a CDS encoding plasmid mobilization protein, translated as MVDRASQNRRRPNAPASRQIVHKVKVNEEEEAALVARSTEQGVTVARLLVESALSPEPGETATDRRNALEMLFRIERLISNIASNVNQIARVANTTGSTDLSSLREHLQQAKAAYESIDRCVERFSL; from the coding sequence ATGGTCGACCGCGCAAGCCAGAACCGCCGACGGCCGAACGCACCCGCCTCGCGTCAGATTGTCCACAAGGTGAAAGTTAACGAGGAGGAAGAGGCCGCACTGGTCGCTCGCTCCACGGAGCAAGGCGTGACCGTTGCTCGACTACTCGTCGAGTCGGCACTGTCACCCGAGCCCGGCGAGACGGCCACCGATCGAAGGAATGCCCTGGAGATGTTGTTCCGTATCGAGCGACTCATCTCGAACATCGCAAGCAACGTGAATCAGATCGCGAGAGTAGCGAACACTACGGGCAGCACCGATCTGTCATCTCTACGTGAACACCTTCAGCAGGCGAAGGCAGCGTACGAATCCATTGATCGATGCGTCGAACGGTTCTCCTTATGA
- a CDS encoding ParB family protein yields the protein MRAAMLNTMVAEGHRSLSDFLSNAVLYELARLEARYNSGEPFVVTASGSVPRGRPPALRARSRSVGD from the coding sequence ATGCGGGCGGCCATGCTCAACACGATGGTCGCAGAAGGACACCGCTCCCTGTCGGACTTCTTGAGCAACGCCGTGCTCTACGAGCTTGCTCGTCTCGAGGCGCGGTACAACTCGGGGGAGCCATTCGTGGTCACTGCTTCGGGCTCGGTTCCTCGGGGCCGACCGCCGGCGCTTCGGGCGCGGTCGAGAAGTGTCGGCGATTGA
- a CDS encoding metal-sensitive transcriptional regulator, with product MNGYTDNKADLRKRLSRVEGQVRGIARMVDEDKYCIDILTQVSAATKALETVALSLLSDHLSHCVAEASAEGGEVAAEKVREANEAIARLVRS from the coding sequence ATGAACGGGTACACCGACAACAAGGCTGATCTGCGTAAGCGGTTGAGTCGCGTCGAGGGTCAGGTGCGAGGGATCGCACGGATGGTCGACGAAGACAAGTACTGCATCGACATCCTCACGCAGGTTTCTGCAGCGACGAAAGCGCTTGAAACGGTGGCGTTGTCGCTGCTGAGCGATCATCTGAGTCATTGCGTCGCCGAGGCCAGCGCTGAGGGCGGCGAAGTCGCGGCAGAGAAGGTCCGCGAGGCTAACGAAGCCATTGCCCGCCTGGTCCGTTCATAA
- a CDS encoding heavy-metal-associated domain-containing protein, with protein sequence MTDRIELGLKDENAGCACCAVPSNTEASTPTAASSSSEEVLVAGMTCSHCVSSVSDELTAVDGVESVDVDLNAGGISRVTIHSAAPVDPAAVRAAVEEAGYTLATSQA encoded by the coding sequence ATGACTGATCGCATTGAACTTGGCCTGAAGGACGAGAACGCTGGCTGCGCGTGCTGTGCCGTTCCATCGAACACCGAGGCATCCACACCCACTGCGGCCTCGTCTTCCTCGGAAGAGGTTTTGGTTGCGGGTATGACGTGCTCGCATTGCGTGTCGAGCGTCAGTGACGAACTGACGGCTGTGGACGGTGTCGAGTCCGTCGACGTCGACTTGAACGCCGGCGGCATCTCCCGCGTGACCATCCACAGCGCAGCACCGGTCGATCCTGCTGCTGTGAGGGCTGCGGTCGAAGAGGCCGGCTATACCCTCGCGACCAGCCAGGCCTGA
- a CDS encoding heavy metal translocating P-type ATPase: MSQHDEHSHHAAHENHGSAPTTEHDHAAMSHDHDTSPEHSGHGGHGGHGGHGDHVRQFRRLFWIMLILAVPVVGFSMMFSMLLGYPLPDTAWVGWISPVLGTVMYVWGGAPFLTGAVSELRARKPGMMLLIALAITVAFLASWGASLGLLHHELDFWWELALLIVIMLLGHWIEMRSLAQTTSALDSLAALLPDEAEKVEGDTTTTVAPADLLVGDVVVVRPGGRVPADGRIVQGSASMDESMITGESRPVRRSDGDQVIAGTVATDSGVRVEITAIGEDTALAGIQKLVTEAQSSSSRAQRLADKAAGWLFWFALGAAAITAIVWTVVGQPDAAVIRTITVLVIACPHALGLAIPLVVSIATERAARGGVLIKDRLALESMRTVDTVLFDKTGTLTKGTPAVTAIDPVSGTDSDQLLAWAAAAEADSEHPLARAIVNAAKEKNLTVPASSDFESSPAVGVRARVDGHVVQVGGPYMLEQENAHELPVADEWRNEGAIILHVLVDGKVAGALRLADEIRSESRHAVEALHERGVQVVMITGDADAVAASVAGELGIDRYFAGVRPEDKASKVKELQGEGRKVAMVGDGVNDAPALAQADVGIAIGAGTDVAIASAGVILASDDPRSVLSVIELSRASYRKMKQNLWWAAGYNLLSVPLAAGVLAPIGFVLPMSVGAVLMSLSTIVVALNAQLLRRLDLRPDAVASK, from the coding sequence ATGAGCCAGCATGACGAACATAGCCATCACGCCGCGCACGAGAACCACGGCAGCGCGCCGACAACGGAGCATGACCACGCGGCGATGAGCCACGATCACGACACTTCGCCAGAACATAGCGGCCATGGTGGTCACGGCGGACATGGTGGCCACGGTGATCATGTCCGCCAGTTCCGGCGGTTGTTCTGGATCATGCTGATCCTCGCGGTCCCGGTTGTCGGGTTCTCGATGATGTTCTCGATGCTGCTCGGATACCCACTGCCAGACACCGCCTGGGTCGGGTGGATCTCCCCGGTTCTCGGAACCGTCATGTATGTGTGGGGCGGTGCCCCGTTCCTCACCGGCGCGGTGAGTGAGCTTCGCGCCCGTAAGCCCGGGATGATGCTGCTGATCGCCCTCGCGATCACGGTGGCGTTCCTCGCGTCATGGGGTGCGAGTCTGGGCCTGTTGCACCACGAGTTGGATTTCTGGTGGGAGCTGGCCCTGCTGATCGTGATCATGCTGCTTGGTCACTGGATCGAGATGCGCTCTCTCGCGCAGACCACCTCGGCACTGGATTCCCTTGCCGCTCTGCTGCCCGATGAGGCGGAGAAGGTAGAGGGCGACACGACAACCACTGTCGCGCCTGCTGACTTGCTGGTGGGGGATGTCGTGGTGGTGCGCCCCGGCGGGCGGGTCCCCGCGGACGGGCGGATCGTGCAGGGCTCGGCGAGCATGGACGAGTCGATGATCACTGGCGAGTCCCGGCCGGTGCGCCGTAGCGACGGCGATCAGGTGATCGCCGGCACGGTCGCGACCGATTCTGGTGTGCGGGTGGAGATCACTGCGATCGGTGAGGACACTGCTCTGGCGGGGATTCAGAAGCTAGTGACCGAGGCGCAGAGTTCGTCGTCGCGGGCGCAACGGCTCGCGGATAAGGCGGCGGGGTGGTTGTTCTGGTTCGCGCTCGGCGCTGCCGCGATCACCGCGATCGTGTGGACGGTCGTCGGCCAGCCCGACGCCGCGGTGATCCGCACGATCACCGTGCTCGTGATCGCCTGCCCGCACGCTCTCGGCTTGGCGATCCCACTGGTTGTGTCGATCGCGACGGAGCGCGCCGCCCGTGGGGGTGTGCTGATCAAGGATCGTCTCGCGCTGGAGAGCATGCGTACCGTCGACACGGTCCTGTTCGACAAGACCGGCACCCTCACTAAGGGCACCCCCGCCGTTACCGCGATCGACCCCGTTTCCGGCACCGATTCCGACCAGTTGCTGGCGTGGGCTGCGGCCGCGGAAGCGGACTCCGAGCACCCCCTCGCCCGCGCGATCGTGAACGCGGCCAAGGAGAAGAACCTCACCGTTCCCGCGTCCTCTGACTTCGAGTCGTCCCCGGCTGTCGGAGTTCGTGCGCGTGTCGATGGACACGTTGTGCAAGTCGGTGGACCGTACATGCTCGAGCAGGAGAACGCCCACGAGCTGCCGGTTGCCGACGAGTGGCGCAATGAGGGTGCGATCATCCTCCACGTCCTCGTCGACGGCAAGGTTGCGGGCGCTCTACGGCTGGCAGACGAGATCCGCTCCGAGTCGCGTCACGCAGTCGAGGCCCTCCATGAGCGCGGTGTGCAGGTGGTCATGATCACCGGTGATGCCGATGCGGTCGCCGCCTCCGTGGCGGGCGAGCTGGGCATCGATCGTTACTTCGCCGGGGTGCGACCGGAGGACAAGGCCTCGAAGGTCAAAGAGCTGCAAGGCGAAGGCCGGAAGGTCGCGATGGTCGGAGACGGTGTGAACGATGCGCCTGCGCTCGCGCAGGCGGATGTCGGTATCGCCATCGGTGCGGGAACGGATGTCGCGATCGCCTCCGCCGGCGTCATCCTCGCCAGCGACGACCCCCGGTCGGTGCTCTCGGTGATCGAACTGTCCCGAGCCAGCTACCGGAAGATGAAGCAGAACCTCTGGTGGGCCGCCGGCTACAACCTCCTCTCCGTCCCGCTCGCAGCAGGCGTACTCGCCCCCATCGGTTTCGTGCTCCCGATGTCCGTGGGTGCCGTGCTGATGTCGTTGTCGACCATCGTCGTCGCGCTCAACGCGCAGCTGCTGCGCCGGCTGGACCTGCGCCCCGACGCAGTGGCCAGCAAGTAG
- a CDS encoding DUF6153 family protein, with protein sequence MSLINVAQQVRGPRTLTHTVLAVIAVAVGIIAGLLAMHSFNSHATTAGHHDTVAVSTQAGASDHHRDASASAVLPDSPQVDAGCATCGGTDSMTWMACVLALLVATILLGRIGLGWRHSTLIEMLTAATTRWPARAHALPPPPSLTVLCISRT encoded by the coding sequence ATGTCGCTGATCAACGTCGCACAACAGGTGCGGGGACCGCGCACGCTCACTCACACCGTCTTGGCCGTCATCGCGGTCGCCGTGGGCATCATCGCCGGCCTGCTGGCGATGCACTCCTTCAACTCGCACGCGACAACTGCCGGCCACCACGACACCGTCGCTGTCAGCACTCAAGCCGGAGCGTCCGACCATCATCGCGATGCGTCCGCTTCCGCCGTCTTGCCGGACTCACCGCAAGTGGACGCGGGATGCGCGACGTGCGGGGGCACGGACTCGATGACGTGGATGGCGTGCGTCCTCGCGCTCCTGGTCGCCACAATCCTGCTCGGACGGATCGGGCTCGGCTGGCGGCACTCGACACTGATCGAAATGCTCACGGCCGCGACGACGCGCTGGCCCGCCCGCGCTCACGCCCTCCCGCCACCCCCCTCTCTCACGGTCCTCTGCATCAGTCGCACGTGA
- a CDS encoding DUF305 domain-containing protein, whose translation MKIRPAAIAALTLTALLALTGCAGNTGSGDGMEGMDHGGSSSAPADTVDANDADIMFASMMKEHHAQAIEMSDVLLSKDGVDERVVALAEEIKAAQEPEIQKMDQWLEDWGADMGDMGGMDHGDGMMSEDDMQALEDATGPDAGALFLEQMIQHHEGAVDMAQEEVDNGQNSDAIALAETIIDTQTDEIATMKEILATL comes from the coding sequence ATGAAGATTCGACCCGCGGCGATCGCCGCACTCACCCTCACTGCCCTTCTTGCCCTCACGGGCTGCGCCGGAAACACCGGTTCCGGCGACGGCATGGAAGGCATGGACCACGGCGGAAGCTCGTCCGCACCCGCCGACACAGTAGACGCGAACGACGCCGACATCATGTTCGCCAGCATGATGAAGGAGCACCACGCACAGGCCATCGAGATGTCCGACGTCCTCCTCAGCAAGGACGGCGTCGATGAGCGCGTCGTCGCTCTCGCGGAAGAGATCAAGGCCGCTCAGGAGCCCGAGATCCAGAAGATGGACCAATGGCTCGAGGACTGGGGCGCGGATATGGGCGACATGGGTGGCATGGATCATGGCGACGGCATGATGTCCGAGGACGACATGCAGGCCCTCGAAGATGCCACCGGTCCCGATGCTGGCGCTCTGTTCCTCGAGCAGATGATCCAGCACCACGAGGGCGCTGTCGACATGGCGCAGGAAGAAGTCGACAACGGTCAAAACAGCGACGCCATCGCACTCGCTGAAACGATCATCGACACGCAAACCGACGAGATCGCCACCATGAAGGAGATCCTCGCAACTCTGTGA
- a CDS encoding F510_1955 family glycosylhydrolase — translation MPTFRQRHRAALTLSTTIAASIVLAGCAAPAEPTTGHDHAASISHVHAIVPNPSEDGYLLGAHDGIYTATPDGEVGSRIETTDFDAMGLITVGDALLASGHPGPTTPPELGSPNLGIIRSDDSARSWTPVSFTGEKDFHVLAAGKNDTLYGIASDSAELLRTDDLGETWSPVGEILAFSLVLDNAGQLIAATPDGLQISTDEGATFAPLNDAPALYLLAVSPDGKQLVGVGRGGQIWASTGSNAEWVPAGVTHGSAQALATTNDGAILVFDDSGLTAIDN, via the coding sequence TTGCCCACTTTTCGACAGCGACACCGAGCGGCACTCACGCTCTCCACAACGATCGCGGCCAGCATTGTGCTGGCCGGCTGCGCGGCACCCGCCGAGCCCACCACCGGGCACGACCACGCCGCGTCCATCAGCCACGTCCACGCGATCGTGCCTAACCCCTCCGAGGACGGATACCTCCTGGGTGCCCATGACGGGATCTACACGGCCACACCGGATGGGGAGGTCGGCTCGCGTATCGAGACGACCGACTTCGACGCGATGGGCCTCATCACCGTCGGTGACGCTCTCCTCGCGTCCGGGCATCCCGGACCGACCACGCCCCCAGAACTCGGCTCCCCCAACCTCGGAATCATCCGGAGCGACGACAGCGCCAGATCTTGGACGCCCGTCTCGTTCACTGGCGAGAAAGACTTCCACGTCCTTGCCGCCGGGAAGAACGACACCCTCTACGGGATCGCCTCGGACTCCGCGGAGCTCCTCCGCACCGACGATCTCGGTGAGACCTGGTCGCCGGTCGGAGAAATCCTGGCGTTCAGCCTCGTCCTCGACAACGCGGGACAACTGATCGCTGCCACCCCAGACGGGCTGCAAATCAGCACTGATGAGGGCGCCACCTTCGCGCCCCTGAACGACGCACCTGCGCTCTACCTCCTCGCCGTATCGCCTGACGGCAAACAGCTGGTCGGTGTCGGCCGCGGCGGGCAGATCTGGGCCAGCACAGGATCCAACGCCGAGTGGGTTCCCGCCGGCGTCACCCATGGCTCCGCACAAGCGCTCGCGACCACAAACGACGGCGCAATACTGGTCTTCGACGACAGTGGGTTGACCGCGATAGACAACTAG
- a CDS encoding AAA family ATPase, whose amino-acid sequence MIVARAGGAIVGVMIRVVLMCGPAGSGKSTVARRLEAEGMVRLSFDQEAWRRGIRTMPLPSDVHEEIEQELRARLIALVAADQDVVLDFSFWSKRARLIYRNLLRPLGVVPETIYLATPRAVALGRLAARSHEHADDYALSNDVAADYFDHFEPPTAEEGPLTVLGAEPSH is encoded by the coding sequence ATGATCGTTGCCAGAGCGGGCGGGGCTATCGTCGGAGTGATGATCAGAGTTGTTTTGATGTGCGGGCCGGCGGGATCCGGAAAGTCGACCGTTGCGAGGCGACTGGAAGCGGAAGGCATGGTTCGTCTTTCATTCGACCAGGAAGCCTGGCGCAGGGGCATCCGGACGATGCCCCTGCCGAGCGATGTGCATGAAGAGATCGAGCAGGAGCTCCGCGCCCGCCTCATCGCGCTCGTCGCGGCTGACCAAGACGTGGTACTCGACTTCTCGTTCTGGTCCAAGCGTGCCCGTCTCATCTATCGGAACTTGCTGCGCCCGCTTGGAGTAGTGCCTGAGACGATCTATCTCGCGACGCCAAGGGCAGTCGCACTGGGACGACTCGCGGCACGGAGCCACGAGCACGCGGACGACTATGCGCTTTCCAACGACGTCGCGGCAGACTACTTCGACCACTTCGAACCCCCGACCGCCGAGGAAGGTCCCCTGACGGTGCTCGGCGCGGAACCGTCGCACTGA